A single window of Aphidius gifuensis isolate YNYX2018 linkage group LG1, ASM1490517v1, whole genome shotgun sequence DNA harbors:
- the LOC122861046 gene encoding uncharacterized protein LOC122861046 isoform X2: MYRIHDGADRSCAHLNIGLLHTAADEDILQESFRRALSNLRAKVAKDQHDAHVDVVKDEEEEDQEEEEAFDKSYEDIITTTKAPVTRKSSTRLKNLSTRRFFGPLPNGLMNGLSKFIPAIQKMLDNLLAMCRGTPIQGFIQFIVTMFNNFFGKINQFPVTNFGDGFQGKKLAGVPTNIPPTNIPIVNNLVV, encoded by the exons ATGTATAGGATTCATGACGGCGCCGATCGGTCGTGCGCACATTTAAATATTGGCCTCCTACATACG GCTGCAGATGAGGATATATTGCAAGAGAGTTTTAGAAGAGCATTAAGTAACTTACGTGCAAAAGTTGCAAAAGATCAACATGATGCTCATGTTGATGTGGTcaaagatgaagaagaagaagaccaagaagaagaagaagcttttgataaatcatatgAAGACATAATTACAACGACAAAAGCACCAGTCACAAGAAAATCTTctacaagattaaaaaatctatcaaCAAGAAGATTTTTTGGACCATTACCTAATGGGTTAATGAATGgcttgtcaaaatttattcctgCTATTCAAAAAATGCTTGACAACTTATTGGCTATGTGTCGAGGAACTCCAATCCAGGGATTCATACAATTTATCGTGACTatgtttaacaattttttcggtaaaatcaatcaatttccAGTAACAAATTTTGGCGATGGAtttcaaggaaaaaaattagcagGAGTACCAACAAATATTCCACCAACAAATATTCCTATAGTAAACAATTTAGTTGTTTAA
- the LOC122861046 gene encoding uncharacterized protein LOC122861046 isoform X3: MKCIIIFILLSLTSININAADEDILQESFRRALSNLRAKVAKDQHDAHVDVVKDEEEEDQEEEEAFDKSYEDIITTTKAPVTRKSSTRLKNLSTRRFFGPLPNGLMNGLSKFIPAIQKMLDNLLAMCRGTPIQGFIQFIVTMFNNFFGKINQFPVTNFGDGFQGKKLAGVPTNIPPTNIPIVNNLVV; encoded by the exons ATGAAGtgtatcattatatttattttactgagTCTGACGTCTATTAATATAAAc GCTGCAGATGAGGATATATTGCAAGAGAGTTTTAGAAGAGCATTAAGTAACTTACGTGCAAAAGTTGCAAAAGATCAACATGATGCTCATGTTGATGTGGTcaaagatgaagaagaagaagaccaagaagaagaagaagcttttgataaatcatatgAAGACATAATTACAACGACAAAAGCACCAGTCACAAGAAAATCTTctacaagattaaaaaatctatcaaCAAGAAGATTTTTTGGACCATTACCTAATGGGTTAATGAATGgcttgtcaaaatttattcctgCTATTCAAAAAATGCTTGACAACTTATTGGCTATGTGTCGAGGAACTCCAATCCAGGGATTCATACAATTTATCGTGACTatgtttaacaattttttcggtaaaatcaatcaatttccAGTAACAAATTTTGGCGATGGAtttcaaggaaaaaaattagcagGAGTACCAACAAATATTCCACCAACAAATATTCCTATAGTAAACAATTTAGTTGTTTAA